From the genome of Propionispora hippei DSM 15287:
GCCGGAACCGCCATGCAGTACCAACGGAATATCCACCAGCCGGCTGATTTCTTCCAACCGTTTCAGCTCCAGTTTCGGCACGAAGTTCTTCGGGTATAAACCGTGAGCCGTGCCAATGGCTACCGCCAACGTGTCAATGCCCGTCCTTTCCACAAAATCCTTAGCCTGAGCCGGATCGGTATACACCACATGATCCACGCCCCCCTCGGCACTGTAGTTCATGGCTCCGATCGTGCCAAGCTCGGCCTCCACCGATACGTTAACTTCATGAGCCAGGTTCACGATCTCCCGCGTTTGCCGGATATTTTCCTCATACGACTTTTTCGAAGCATCAATCATGACCGACGTATAGCCGTTATGAATCGCCCGCATGACATCATAGACAGTTTCGCCATGATCCAGATGAATCACCACCGGGAACTCGGCCTCATAGGCAGCTTTCTTCACCGTATCGATATAGCTATCCGTCAAATGCTCAATTTCCACCGGATGAATTTCCAGAATGACAGGCGACTCGGTTTCCCGGCAAGTCTCCATAACCGCCCGTAATATTTCATGACTGCTGATATTAAAAGCCGGCACAGCAAATTTGTTTTTCCTGGCAACAGCCAGTAAATTCTTCATATTGTATAGCATCCTGATCCCTCCTTGTCTATGCTTCGTAGTTGTTTTTCCATTTCAGTGCGGCTACAGCCAGGCAGGTGACCACCGTGCCGGCCGCCAAAGCCAACACGTACACAGGCAGGTTGCCTATAACGTTGGGAATCGGCAAAATCCACACTCCGCCATGCGGTGCCAGGCTAGTGCAATTCGCGCTGAGCGAGATAGCCGCCGCCACAGCCGAACCGGCCATCAGAGAAGGAATCACCCGAATGGGATCAGCGACAGCAAAAGGAATGGCCCCTTCGGTGATGTATGACAACCCCAGTACCCAGCAAGATTTGCCCGCTTCTCTTTCCTCCACGGTAAACTTCTTTTTAAATAACACGGTGGCTAAAGCCAAGCCCAATGGAGGTGTCATACCGGCAACCATACAGGCAGCGATCGGCCCATATATCCCGCTGGACATCAAGGCAATAGAAAACGTGGAGATCGACTTATTAATCGGTCCACCCATATCGGAAGCCATCATAATACCAATCAGCGCCCCAAACAGAATCCCCTGCGTGGCGTCCAGCGAATTTAAAAACAGTGTCAATGAATCCAGCAAGTACTTAACAGGTTTGCCAACGACAAAAAGCATAAAGAATCCGGTAATGCCGGTAGCCAGTAAAGGCACCAAAATGAGACCTTTCAAGGTTTCCACCGATTTGGGCATTTTTATTGTTTTCATCAGCCAGACAGTCAGGTATCCGGCAAACAAGGCGCCAATCAGGCCACCCA
Proteins encoded in this window:
- a CDS encoding ketose-bisphosphate aldolase encodes the protein MLYNMKNLLAVARKNKFAVPAFNISSHEILRAVMETCRETESPVILEIHPVEIEHLTDSYIDTVKKAAYEAEFPVVIHLDHGETVYDVMRAIHNGYTSVMIDASKKSYEENIRQTREIVNLAHEVNVSVEAELGTIGAMNYSAEGGVDHVVYTDPAQAKDFVERTGIDTLAVAIGTAHGLYPKNFVPKLELKRLEEISRLVDIPLVLHGGSGNPDEEISRSVALGVCKVNISSDVKSAFFNECRRFFAENPGVYEPNEIFPSCIAAAKRVIKHKLGVLNTLGKQSLYR
- a CDS encoding PTS fructose transporter subunit IIC, with translation MKVVGIAACPTGIAHTYMAAEGLEKAGRELGHEVKMETQGVETGNILTAEDIQEADIVVIAASKQVDLERFDGKRVVEVSIEQAVKNPKKVLGNAIEGKNTSIFQLAAEEKEKKKSQQTGLYRHLMSGVNYMLPFVIAGGILIAFSFMFGIHAGDPKDPSYNVFAEAFGKIGGGAAFGMMVPMLAAGIAYSIAGKQGMCPGVVAGVLAKDIGAGFLGGLIGALFAGYLTVWLMKTIKMPKSVETLKGLILVPLLATGITGFFMLFVVGKPVKYLLDSLTLFLNSLDATQGILFGALIGIMMASDMGGPINKSISTFSIALMSSGIYGPIAACMVAGMTPPLGLALATVLFKKKFTVEEREAGKSCWVLGLSYITEGAIPFAVADPIRVIPSLMAGSAVAAAISLSANCTSLAPHGGVWILPIPNVIGNLPVYVLALAAGTVVTCLAVAALKWKNNYEA